In Burkholderia sp. WP9, a genomic segment contains:
- a CDS encoding AzlD domain-containing protein yields the protein MNYVVLILGMAAITWVIRAAVFVLGDRLVFPPLVRTALGFVPVTVLTAIIVPMAVSPHGSNAELTWRNPQLVGALAAVLVSAVTRRPLLTIAVGLAVFFVWQCIVLK from the coding sequence ATGAACTACGTCGTTCTGATTCTCGGCATGGCGGCCATCACGTGGGTGATCCGCGCCGCGGTCTTCGTGCTCGGCGACCGGCTCGTGTTTCCGCCGCTTGTGCGCACCGCCCTCGGCTTCGTGCCGGTCACCGTGCTGACCGCGATCATCGTGCCGATGGCGGTTTCGCCGCACGGCAGCAATGCCGAACTGACTTGGCGCAATCCGCAACTCGTCGGTGCGCTGGCCGCGGTGCTCGTCAGCGCAGTCACACGTCGGCCGCTTCTGACCATTGCGGTCGGCCTGGCGGTGTTTTTTGTCTGGCAATGTATCGTGCTGAAATAG
- a CDS encoding DUF4088 family protein, which translates to MGQITLTLKDETIATLRKDFDAFLRVSLKLDPQFATPSFEDFLRAKLLDNMVPLTEHAVQRMLQGGQYAWAKRTLDKEFPDVVAILMRQAGEFGFGFAARSEWTPEELAKQCRDWAAAIVKEAEGDATLVDPLAAQIKSAAQDIQALEEVMQTPAWRLVESLRQRVYEAKVACETSVGSTAREKLGELRGLLRLGISHGSFQKQEAQQIMEFLRLLKPEIFVEEPYDVFSRMAAWLRNFFVPPRPAPQQQQRQSR; encoded by the coding sequence ATGGGTCAAATCACCCTCACGCTCAAAGACGAGACCATTGCGACACTGCGCAAGGATTTCGACGCTTTTCTGCGGGTATCGCTGAAGCTCGATCCGCAGTTCGCGACGCCGTCGTTTGAGGACTTTTTGCGCGCCAAGCTGCTCGACAATATGGTGCCGCTGACCGAACACGCGGTTCAGCGGATGTTGCAGGGCGGCCAGTACGCTTGGGCCAAACGAACGCTCGACAAGGAGTTTCCGGACGTCGTCGCAATCCTGATGCGGCAGGCGGGCGAATTCGGCTTCGGTTTCGCGGCCCGCTCGGAATGGACGCCGGAAGAACTCGCCAAGCAGTGCCGCGACTGGGCGGCGGCGATCGTCAAGGAAGCGGAAGGCGACGCCACGCTGGTCGACCCGCTCGCGGCGCAGATCAAGAGCGCGGCGCAGGACATTCAGGCGCTCGAGGAAGTAATGCAGACACCGGCCTGGCGGCTGGTGGAGTCGCTGCGCCAGCGCGTCTACGAGGCCAAGGTGGCGTGCGAAACGAGCGTGGGGAGCACCGCGCGCGAGAAGCTCGGCGAACTGCGCGGGCTTCTGCGGCTGGGCATCTCGCACGGCTCGTTCCAGAAACAGGAAGCGCAGCAGATCATGGAATTCCTGCGTTTGCTCAAGCCGGAGATTTTCGTCGAAGAGCCGTACGACGTGTTCTCGCGCATGGCGGCCTGGCTGCGCAACTTCTTCGTGCCGCCGCGTCCGGCCCCTCAGCAGCAACAACGGCAGTCGCGCTGA
- a CDS encoding RNA-binding S4 domain-containing protein encodes MPNLDFTLTGDYVELHNLLKITGLADSGGSAKMMVADGAVTVDGRVETRKTCKIRAGQVVLLGDTRIAVHEA; translated from the coding sequence ATGCCCAACCTAGATTTCACCCTCACCGGCGACTACGTCGAACTGCATAATCTGCTGAAGATAACGGGGCTCGCGGACAGCGGCGGCTCGGCAAAAATGATGGTGGCGGACGGTGCTGTCACCGTAGACGGCCGGGTCGAAACGCGTAAAACCTGCAAAATCCGCGCGGGCCAGGTCGTCTTGCTCGGCGACACGCGGATTGCGGTTCACGAAGCCTGA
- a CDS encoding helix-turn-helix domain-containing protein: MVARHIVFAVAPDLVLLDACGPLEAFWRAELTVAGNAGGGASGVVNPAESASAGGSGRAAGSTGSPAQAVAYRTTVASIDGGILQTFPGLPIVTERLESLDDQPIDTLIIPGVPVDEHCTLQPELVAWIRRHAPRARRVCSVCTGAFYLAAAGLLDGRRATTHWRDAPHLAQRFPNVQVDADPIFIRDVGRREGEGVVWTSAGVTAGIDLALALIEEDLGHAVAMQAARRLVVFMKRPGGQSQFSAALAAQASANGPFDALHSWMAAHLREDLSVERLAERIRMSPRTFARRYVDEVGRTPAKTVSALRLEAASRALAESRRPLKRIALDCGFGSEQNLRRAFLRRFGVLPLDYRERFMSAGPTRSESASELVEAS, translated from the coding sequence ATGGTGGCGCGTCATATTGTGTTCGCGGTCGCGCCGGATCTGGTGCTGCTCGACGCCTGCGGGCCGTTGGAGGCGTTCTGGCGCGCGGAGTTGACGGTTGCCGGGAACGCCGGTGGCGGTGCTTCCGGCGTCGTGAATCCTGCTGAAAGCGCCAGCGCGGGCGGCTCGGGTAGAGCGGCCGGTTCGACCGGCAGCCCGGCGCAAGCCGTGGCCTATCGCACGACGGTCGCCTCGATCGACGGCGGCATATTGCAGACTTTCCCCGGTCTGCCGATCGTCACCGAGCGGCTCGAGTCGCTCGACGACCAGCCGATCGACACGCTGATCATTCCCGGCGTCCCGGTCGACGAGCACTGCACACTCCAGCCCGAACTCGTCGCATGGATCAGACGGCATGCCCCGCGGGCGCGGCGCGTGTGCTCGGTGTGTACCGGCGCGTTCTATCTGGCGGCGGCCGGCCTGCTCGACGGCCGCCGCGCTACCACGCACTGGCGCGACGCCCCGCACCTCGCGCAGCGCTTTCCCAACGTCCAGGTGGACGCCGATCCGATCTTCATCCGCGATGTGGGCCGCCGTGAAGGCGAGGGCGTCGTGTGGACTTCGGCGGGCGTGACGGCGGGTATCGATCTGGCGCTGGCGCTGATCGAGGAGGACCTCGGCCACGCGGTTGCGATGCAGGCCGCGCGGCGGCTGGTGGTCTTCATGAAGCGGCCCGGCGGTCAGTCGCAGTTCAGCGCGGCGCTGGCGGCACAGGCCTCGGCGAACGGTCCGTTCGACGCATTGCACAGCTGGATGGCGGCGCATCTGCGCGAGGACCTGTCGGTCGAGCGGCTCGCCGAGCGAATCCGCATGAGCCCGCGCACCTTTGCGCGCCGCTATGTCGACGAGGTCGGTCGCACGCCGGCTAAAACCGTCTCGGCGCTGCGGCTCGAAGCGGCTTCGCGGGCGCTCGCCGAATCGCGCCGTCCGCTCAAGCGGATTGCGTTGGACTGTGGTTTTGGCAGTGAACAGAATCTGCGGCGGGCGTTTTTACGGCGTTTCGGCGTGCTGCCGCTGGATTATCGCGAGCGTTTCATGTCGGCCGGCCCGACGCGCAGTGAGAGCGCTTCCGAGCTCGTCGAGGCAAGTTGA
- a CDS encoding MATE family efflux transporter — MTQSGFTRVAARPPTLTRHAADTARLAAPLAIAQLSQMAMGVTDTILLGSLGPDALAAGGLGANLFFVVVTLLQGVLTSVSVSVSHARGAEDEGRVPHIYWTGFVLSVLLSVPAFFLLSFATPILLAFGEPALLAHNVGEYAAVLRWGSLGSLIGVGLMRSFLPAIGAAKRLLWVSLASVGVNGFLNYGLIHGAYGLPRLGFLGSAAATSITVWLSALVLMALLHLRPRYRHFVVATRPNVPLMGELFGIGWPVAITYGVESTLFLATGLMVGLLGESQLAAHQIALNVASVAFMVPLAIGQAANVRVGFWSGAGQPLAARHAGFVALALGVAFMTLSGLVLIAAPHWIVGLYLHLDDPANAATVALASSLLGVAAIFQIVDGMQTVGSGCLRGLKDTRVPMIAAAFGYWVIGFPTGYTLAFHFGLGARGLWWGLAAGLASVALLMTLRFHKLSLRRVPANPV, encoded by the coding sequence ATGACTCAATCCGGCTTCACCCGGGTGGCCGCCCGGCCGCCGACCCTGACCCGCCACGCGGCGGACACTGCCCGCCTCGCCGCGCCGCTCGCCATTGCGCAGCTCTCGCAAATGGCCATGGGCGTGACCGACACGATCCTGCTCGGCTCGCTCGGCCCCGACGCGCTCGCGGCCGGCGGCCTCGGCGCGAACCTGTTTTTCGTGGTGGTCACGCTGCTGCAAGGCGTGCTGACCTCCGTCAGCGTGAGCGTGTCGCACGCGCGCGGCGCAGAGGACGAGGGCCGCGTGCCGCACATCTACTGGACCGGTTTCGTGCTGTCCGTGCTGCTGTCGGTGCCGGCATTCTTCCTGCTCTCGTTCGCCACGCCGATCCTGCTCGCTTTTGGCGAACCCGCGCTGCTCGCGCACAACGTCGGTGAGTACGCGGCGGTGCTGCGCTGGGGGTCGCTCGGCAGCCTGATCGGCGTCGGCCTGATGCGCTCGTTCCTGCCGGCCATCGGCGCGGCCAAACGGCTGTTGTGGGTGTCGCTCGCGAGCGTCGGCGTGAACGGGTTTCTCAACTACGGGCTGATTCACGGCGCCTATGGTTTGCCGCGGCTCGGCTTTCTCGGATCGGCGGCCGCGACTTCCATCACCGTCTGGCTGAGCGCGCTCGTGCTGATGGCGCTGTTGCATTTGCGGCCGCGCTACCGGCACTTCGTCGTCGCCACCCGGCCGAACGTGCCGTTGATGGGCGAACTGTTCGGCATCGGCTGGCCGGTCGCGATCACCTACGGTGTCGAATCGACGCTCTTTCTCGCCACCGGCCTGATGGTCGGGCTGCTCGGCGAGTCGCAACTGGCCGCGCATCAGATCGCGCTGAACGTCGCCTCGGTGGCCTTCATGGTGCCGCTCGCGATCGGCCAGGCGGCCAACGTGCGAGTTGGCTTCTGGTCCGGCGCCGGCCAGCCGCTCGCCGCGCGCCATGCGGGCTTTGTCGCGTTGGCGCTCGGCGTCGCCTTCATGACGCTGTCGGGGCTCGTGCTGATCGCCGCGCCGCACTGGATCGTCGGCCTCTATCTGCATCTCGACGACCCGGCCAACGCGGCCACGGTCGCGCTCGCGAGTTCCCTGCTCGGCGTGGCGGCGATCTTCCAGATCGTCGACGGCATGCAGACGGTCGGTTCCGGCTGTCTGCGCGGCCTGAAAGACACCCGTGTACCCATGATCGCCGCCGCGTTCGGTTACTGGGTGATCGGTTTCCCGACCGGCTACACGCTGGCGTTTCACTTCGGTCTCGGCGCGCGCGGCTTGTGGTGGGGACTCGCCGCCGGCCTCGCGAGCGTCGCGCTGCTAATGACGCTGCGCTTTCACAAACTGAGCCTGCGGCGCGTGCCGGCCAATCCCGTTTGA
- a CDS encoding acyl-CoA thioesterase: MSTPAAAPLDRSETTFRFLAEPTSVNFGGKVHGGALMKWIDETAYACSAVWSGRYCVTVSVGNIRFRRPILVGNLVELRARVVATGRTSMHIHVSVQAGDPKGGELLQTTDCLIVMVAVNENGQPVPVPAFVPETDEQKRLARYAMDVKEALDAIVELKPEEVAQGKV; this comes from the coding sequence ATGAGCACCCCTGCCGCAGCGCCGCTGGACCGTTCCGAAACCACTTTTCGCTTTCTTGCCGAACCGACCTCGGTCAACTTCGGCGGCAAGGTGCATGGCGGCGCGCTGATGAAGTGGATCGACGAGACCGCTTACGCGTGCTCGGCGGTGTGGTCCGGGCGCTATTGCGTGACGGTCAGCGTGGGCAATATCCGTTTTCGTCGGCCGATTCTGGTCGGCAATCTGGTCGAGTTGCGCGCGCGGGTCGTGGCGACGGGCCGCACCAGCATGCACATTCACGTTTCGGTGCAGGCCGGCGACCCGAAGGGCGGCGAGTTGCTGCAAACCACGGATTGCCTGATCGTGATGGTCGCCGTCAACGAGAATGGCCAGCCCGTGCCCGTGCCGGCCTTCGTGCCGGAGACGGACGAACAGAAGCGCCTTGCCCGGTACGCGATGGACGTGAAGGAAGCGCTCGACGCGATCGTCGAACTGAAGCCGGAAGAAGTGGCGCAGGGGAAGGTTTAA
- the fumC gene encoding class II fumarate hydratase codes for MTEDVRLERDTFGEIAVPNARLWGAQTQRSLQNFRISTEKQSPELITALAVIKRAAAEVNLGLGVLDESKAKAIMQAADEIIDGKHPEEFPLAVWQTGSGTQTNMNLNEVIANRASELLGGERGEARKVHPNDDVNRGQSSNDVFPTAMHVAAAYAIVKHLLPALKTLRDTLDGKAKAFVGIVKIGRTHLQDATPLTLGQEFSGYVAQLEHGIRHVESALPHLYELAQGGTAVGTGLNAHPQFADKVAAAIGKLTGLPFVSAPNKFEVMAAADALVFAHGALKTVAASLNKIANDVRWLASGPRCGLGELSIPENEPGSSIMPGKVNPTQSEALTMLCSQVFGNDVAVNIGGASGNFELNVFRPMIAHNVLQSVRLLADGAHSFNDNCAVGIEPNHERIDTLLNESLMLVTALNPHIGYDKAAKIAKKAHKEGTTLKASALALGFVTEQQFDEWVRPEDMVGHSSA; via the coding sequence ATGACTGAAGACGTACGATTGGAGCGCGACACGTTCGGCGAAATCGCCGTGCCGAACGCTCGTCTATGGGGCGCGCAAACTCAGCGCTCGCTGCAGAATTTCCGCATCTCGACCGAGAAGCAATCGCCCGAACTCATCACCGCGCTGGCCGTCATCAAGCGCGCCGCCGCCGAAGTCAACCTCGGCCTCGGCGTGCTCGACGAGAGCAAGGCAAAGGCGATCATGCAGGCCGCTGACGAGATCATCGACGGCAAGCACCCGGAGGAATTTCCGCTCGCCGTGTGGCAGACCGGTTCCGGCACGCAGACCAACATGAACCTCAACGAGGTGATCGCGAACCGTGCAAGCGAGCTGCTCGGCGGCGAGCGCGGCGAAGCGCGCAAGGTGCATCCGAACGACGACGTGAATCGCGGCCAGTCGTCCAACGACGTGTTTCCGACCGCCATGCACGTGGCCGCGGCCTATGCGATCGTCAAGCATCTGCTGCCGGCGCTGAAGACGCTGCGCGACACGCTCGACGGCAAGGCGAAAGCGTTCGTGGGCATTGTGAAGATCGGCCGCACGCATTTGCAGGACGCCACGCCGCTTACACTCGGTCAGGAGTTTTCGGGTTACGTCGCGCAACTCGAACACGGCATTCGTCACGTCGAATCGGCGCTGCCGCATCTGTACGAGCTCGCGCAAGGCGGCACGGCGGTCGGCACGGGTTTGAACGCGCATCCGCAGTTCGCCGACAAGGTGGCCGCGGCAATCGGCAAGCTGACCGGCTTGCCGTTCGTCTCGGCGCCGAACAAATTCGAAGTGATGGCCGCGGCCGACGCGCTGGTGTTCGCGCATGGCGCGTTGAAAACGGTGGCGGCGAGCCTGAACAAAATCGCCAACGACGTGCGCTGGCTGGCAAGCGGCCCGCGTTGCGGCCTCGGCGAACTGTCGATTCCGGAGAACGAGCCGGGCAGCTCGATCATGCCGGGCAAGGTCAATCCGACCCAATCCGAAGCATTGACGATGCTGTGCTCACAGGTGTTCGGCAACGACGTTGCGGTGAATATCGGCGGCGCGAGCGGCAACTTCGAATTGAACGTGTTCCGGCCGATGATCGCGCACAACGTGCTGCAATCGGTGCGCCTCCTCGCCGACGGCGCGCACAGTTTCAACGACAACTGCGCGGTCGGCATCGAGCCGAATCACGAGCGCATCGATACCCTGCTCAATGAATCGCTGATGCTGGTGACGGCGCTCAATCCGCACATCGGCTACGACAAGGCCGCGAAGATCGCCAAGAAGGCGCACAAGGAAGGCACCACGTTGAAGGCGTCGGCGCTCGCGCTCGGCTTCGTCACCGAGCAGCAGTTCGACGAATGGGTGCGGCCGGAAGACATGGTCGGGCATTCGTCGGCGTGA
- a CDS encoding bile acid:sodium symporter family protein, giving the protein MLARVTRLFPLWAVLVSIAAYCSPASFSGIAPHVTTLLTIIMLAMGVTLSVADFQRVFTRPAPVIAGIVLHYLVMPLAAWVIAKALRMPPDLTAGMVLVGSVASGTASNVMIYLARGDVALSVTISALSTLVGVFATPLLTRLYVDASIAVDVHGMLMSILQIVALPIVVGLIVNHLFGKIVRKIEPVLPLISMVAIVLIIGAVVGGTQKSIASVGLVVMLGVVLHNGIGLLGGYWGGRLLGFDEAVCRTLAIEVGMQNSGLAATLGKLYFTPIAALPGALFSVWHNLSGSLLAGYWAGRPAKGSTHMDGEQVLNAERG; this is encoded by the coding sequence ATGCTTGCCCGCGTCACCCGTCTCTTCCCGCTCTGGGCCGTGCTCGTTTCGATTGCCGCGTACTGCTCGCCCGCCTCGTTCTCAGGCATCGCGCCGCACGTCACCACGCTGCTGACCATCATCATGCTGGCAATGGGCGTCACGCTCTCCGTGGCCGATTTCCAGCGTGTCTTCACGCGGCCCGCGCCGGTGATCGCCGGCATCGTGCTGCACTATCTCGTCATGCCGCTCGCCGCGTGGGTGATCGCCAAGGCGTTGCGCATGCCGCCGGACCTCACCGCAGGCATGGTGCTAGTGGGCAGCGTGGCGAGCGGCACGGCGTCGAACGTGATGATCTACCTCGCGCGCGGCGACGTTGCGTTGTCGGTGACGATCAGCGCGCTGTCGACCCTCGTCGGCGTATTCGCGACGCCGCTGCTCACGCGTCTTTACGTGGACGCCTCGATCGCCGTCGACGTACACGGCATGCTGATGAGCATCCTGCAAATCGTCGCGTTGCCGATCGTGGTCGGCCTGATCGTCAATCATCTGTTCGGCAAAATCGTGCGCAAGATCGAACCGGTTCTGCCGCTGATCTCGATGGTCGCGATCGTGCTGATCATCGGCGCGGTGGTGGGCGGCACGCAGAAGAGCATCGCCTCGGTCGGCCTCGTGGTGATGCTGGGCGTGGTGCTGCACAACGGCATCGGTTTGCTCGGCGGCTATTGGGGCGGGCGTCTGCTCGGCTTCGACGAAGCCGTGTGCCGCACGCTCGCCATCGAAGTGGGCATGCAGAACTCGGGCCTCGCCGCGACGCTCGGCAAGCTCTATTTCACGCCGATCGCGGCGTTGCCCGGCGCGCTGTTTTCGGTGTGGCACAACCTGTCGGGCTCGCTGCTCGCCGGATACTGGGCAGGACGTCCCGCGAAAGGCTCGACGCATATGGACGGTGAGCAGGTGTTGAACGCCGAACGCGGGTAA
- a CDS encoding phospholipase D family protein codes for MPSHPDKSRAAPQRQCAFSTPQRKNAWGTTRHFFLRCCATALLTACATKPPATEFDRHITHALPVTETTPLRTALAPLEAAHPDQSGFRILPNGTDALQMRIALARAATRTLDMQYYIANEDTTGKLLLGAALFAADHGVRVRMLVDDLNFKDIDRVMAGLNSHENIEIRVFNPFGSAQEGMFERTTNVFTQIGHFTRRMHNKAMIADNQLAIVGGRNLGDEYFSASETLQFRDLDVLAAGPITADVSASFDDYWNSSISYPLRVLNKQKFDAKELDQTRDELRQHWRTNADPYNAKPLNATPLASQIAKDQLGLTWARAEFKADLPEKIVHPSPDYVSPPMQRLGELMRDAQKDFLVISPYFVPHEAGVKTAGELTHRGVRIAVLTNSLAATDAVAVQAGYSPFRVPLLQQGVELYEFKPQQNMPSVGFAGSRSRASLHAKTYVIDRKILVIGSMNLDPRSANLNTELALVIHSPPLAEQVAQIFERATSPEESYRVTLADDAQLAYLRSIGAPLSPLVWTDVEDGTRRTYIFDPQAGLYRNALTGLFSLLPVNAEL; via the coding sequence GTGCCGTCGCATCCAGATAAAAGCAGAGCCGCACCGCAACGCCAGTGCGCGTTCAGCACACCCCAGCGTAAGAACGCCTGGGGCACCACGAGACATTTCTTCCTGCGGTGTTGCGCAACGGCACTATTGACCGCCTGCGCCACCAAGCCACCGGCCACCGAGTTCGACCGTCACATCACGCACGCCCTGCCCGTCACGGAAACCACGCCGCTTCGCACGGCACTCGCGCCGCTCGAAGCCGCGCATCCGGATCAATCCGGTTTCCGGATCCTCCCGAACGGCACCGACGCCTTGCAGATGCGCATTGCGCTCGCACGCGCCGCGACCCGGACCCTCGACATGCAGTACTACATCGCGAACGAGGACACCACCGGCAAGCTGCTGCTCGGCGCCGCGCTCTTTGCGGCCGATCACGGCGTGCGGGTGCGCATGCTGGTCGACGATCTCAACTTCAAGGACATCGACCGCGTGATGGCGGGCTTGAACTCGCACGAGAACATCGAAATACGCGTCTTCAATCCGTTCGGCAGCGCGCAGGAAGGCATGTTCGAACGCACCACGAACGTGTTCACGCAAATCGGCCATTTCACGCGCCGCATGCATAACAAGGCGATGATCGCGGACAACCAGCTGGCGATCGTGGGCGGCCGCAATCTTGGCGACGAGTATTTCAGCGCGAGCGAAACACTGCAGTTCCGCGACCTCGACGTGCTCGCCGCCGGCCCGATTACCGCCGACGTCTCCGCGAGTTTCGACGACTACTGGAACAGCAGCATCTCCTATCCGTTGCGCGTACTGAACAAGCAGAAGTTCGACGCGAAGGAATTGGACCAGACACGCGACGAGTTGCGCCAGCACTGGCGCACCAACGCCGATCCGTACAACGCGAAGCCGCTGAACGCCACCCCGCTCGCCTCGCAGATCGCCAAGGATCAGCTCGGCCTGACCTGGGCGCGGGCGGAGTTCAAGGCGGACCTGCCGGAGAAGATCGTGCATCCGTCGCCGGACTATGTGAGCCCGCCGATGCAACGGCTCGGCGAATTGATGCGCGACGCGCAGAAAGACTTCCTCGTCATTTCGCCTTACTTCGTGCCGCACGAAGCCGGTGTGAAGACGGCCGGCGAACTGACGCATCGGGGCGTACGCATTGCCGTGCTGACCAATTCGCTCGCCGCCACCGACGCCGTCGCCGTGCAGGCCGGCTACAGTCCGTTTCGCGTACCGCTGCTGCAACAGGGCGTCGAGTTATACGAATTCAAGCCGCAGCAGAACATGCCGAGCGTGGGCTTCGCGGGCTCGCGTTCGCGCGCCAGCCTGCATGCCAAAACGTATGTGATCGATCGCAAGATTCTGGTGATCGGCTCGATGAACCTCGACCCGCGTTCGGCCAATCTGAACACCGAACTGGCGCTGGTGATCCACAGCCCGCCGCTCGCCGAACAGGTCGCGCAAATCTTCGAACGCGCCACGAGCCCGGAGGAAAGCTATCGCGTCACACTCGCCGACGACGCGCAACTCGCGTATCTGCGTTCGATCGGCGCGCCGCTCTCCCCGCTCGTGTGGACCGACGTCGAAGACGGCACGCGCCGCACCTACATTTTCGATCCCCAGGCCGGTTTATACCGGAATGCGCTAACAGGTCTATTCTCCCTATTGCCCGTCAACGCAGAACTTTGA
- a CDS encoding ATP-dependent helicase, translated as MLSVAESPSFDTVAWLAKLNDAQREAVEYGADTPTAPPGALLVIAGAGSGKTNTLAHRVANLVVNGADPRRILLLTFSRRAALEMTRRVTRIAGAALGTRAALAQGLTWSGTFHSVGARLLREYADLIGLAPAFTINDREDSADLMNLVRHELGLSAKERRFPAKGTCFAIYSRVVNTGASLGQALDSAFPWCREWEADLRRLFAAYVEAKQKQSVLDYDDLLLYWSHMAAEPAIAADLSARFDHVLVDEYQDTNRLQASILLALKPDGRGLTVVGDDAQSIYSFRGATVRNILDFPAHFDPPAKQVTLERNYRSTAPILAASNAVIELASERYTKNLWTDKASAQRPRLVSVADEADQARYIVEQVLEAREQGMKLKSQAVLFRAAHHSAALEIELTRRNIPFVKFGGLKFLDSVHVKDVLAVLRWAENPRDRVAGFRVVQLLPGVGPATAAKVLDEIVARAGSGNPADTAGGALAAFAAPARAQEDWHPFVKLMSSVYGRQTPWPAEFEMVRRWYEPHLERNHEDAAIRHADVLQMESIAGTYASRERFLTELTLDPPDATSDESGVPLLDEDYLILSTIHSAKGQEWRNVFVLNGVDGCIPSDLGTGSEEEIDEERRLLYVAMTRAKEDLHIVVPQRFYVHNQTHMGDRHVWASRTRFIPAHLMPLFEAYAWPRVPVPSAPTAAGLAAAAQAKIEIAAKLRKMWD; from the coding sequence GTGCTCTCCGTCGCCGAATCCCCGTCGTTCGATACCGTCGCCTGGCTGGCAAAGCTCAACGACGCGCAGCGCGAAGCCGTCGAGTACGGCGCCGACACGCCTACCGCGCCGCCCGGCGCATTGCTGGTGATCGCGGGCGCCGGCTCCGGCAAGACCAACACTCTCGCTCACCGGGTCGCCAATCTGGTAGTGAACGGCGCCGATCCGCGCCGCATCCTGCTGCTAACGTTTTCGCGTCGCGCTGCGCTCGAAATGACCCGGCGCGTCACGCGCATCGCCGGCGCGGCGCTCGGCACGCGAGCCGCGCTCGCGCAAGGGCTGACATGGTCGGGCACGTTCCATAGCGTGGGCGCGCGGCTGTTGCGCGAGTACGCGGACCTGATCGGCCTCGCGCCGGCCTTTACGATCAACGACCGCGAAGATTCCGCCGACCTGATGAATCTGGTGCGCCACGAGCTCGGTTTGTCGGCGAAAGAGCGGCGTTTCCCGGCCAAGGGCACGTGCTTTGCCATCTACTCGCGCGTTGTGAACACCGGCGCGTCGCTCGGCCAGGCGCTCGACAGTGCGTTCCCCTGGTGCCGTGAATGGGAAGCCGATCTGCGCAGGCTGTTCGCGGCTTATGTCGAGGCCAAACAGAAGCAGAGCGTGCTCGACTACGACGACCTGCTGCTTTACTGGTCGCACATGGCGGCCGAGCCGGCCATCGCCGCCGACCTGTCGGCGCGCTTCGATCACGTGCTGGTGGACGAATATCAGGACACCAACCGTCTGCAGGCGTCGATCCTGCTCGCATTGAAGCCGGACGGCCGCGGCCTGACCGTGGTCGGCGACGACGCCCAGTCCATCTATTCGTTTCGCGGCGCGACCGTGCGCAACATTCTCGATTTCCCCGCGCATTTCGACCCGCCGGCCAAACAGGTCACGCTCGAGCGCAATTACCGGTCGACCGCGCCGATTCTGGCGGCGTCCAACGCGGTGATCGAACTGGCCAGCGAGCGCTACACGAAAAATCTCTGGACCGACAAGGCGTCGGCGCAGCGCCCGCGCCTCGTGAGCGTCGCCGACGAGGCCGATCAGGCGCGCTACATCGTCGAACAGGTGCTCGAGGCGCGCGAGCAGGGCATGAAGCTCAAATCACAGGCGGTGCTGTTTCGCGCAGCGCATCACAGCGCCGCGCTGGAGATCGAACTGACCCGGCGCAACATTCCATTCGTGAAATTCGGAGGCTTGAAGTTTCTCGATTCGGTGCACGTGAAAGACGTGCTCGCCGTGCTGCGCTGGGCGGAAAATCCGCGCGACCGCGTAGCCGGCTTTCGCGTCGTGCAGCTGCTGCCGGGCGTGGGGCCGGCCACGGCTGCCAAGGTGCTCGACGAGATCGTCGCGCGCGCGGGCAGCGGCAATCCCGCCGACACCGCCGGTGGCGCATTGGCGGCCTTCGCCGCGCCGGCTCGCGCGCAGGAAGACTGGCATCCGTTCGTCAAGCTGATGTCGAGCGTGTACGGCCGCCAGACGCCGTGGCCCGCCGAGTTCGAGATGGTGCGCCGGTGGTACGAGCCGCATCTCGAGCGCAACCACGAGGACGCCGCGATCCGTCATGCGGACGTGTTGCAGATGGAGAGCATCGCGGGCACGTATGCGTCGCGTGAACGCTTTCTGACCGAGCTGACGCTCGATCCGCCCGATGCCACCAGCGACGAATCCGGCGTGCCGTTGCTCGACGAAGACTACCTGATCCTCTCCACGATTCATTCCGCGAAGGGGCAGGAGTGGCGCAACGTGTTCGTGCTGAACGGTGTGGACGGCTGCATTCCCTCCGACCTCGGCACCGGCAGCGAGGAGGAAATCGACGAGGAGCGCCGCCTGCTCTACGTGGCGATGACGCGCGCGAAAGAGGATCTGCATATCGTCGTGCCGCAGCGCTTTTACGTGCACAACCAGACGCATATGGGTGATCGTCACGTGTGGGCGTCGCGTACGCGCTTCATTCCCGCGCATCTCATGCCGCTGTTCGAGGCCTATGCGTGGCCGCGGGTGCCGGTTCCGAGCGCGCCCACGGCGGCCGGGCTGGCCGCCGCCGCGCAGGCGAAGATCGAGATCGCGGCGAAACTCAGGAAGATGTGGGATTGA